The genomic segment TTGCCGTTCCTCTTCCGTGGACTTGGAGAAATCCTCGCTGCCCGGCACCCGGTCCATCACATAGGCGCGGGGATCGTCGATCCAGCCATGGACCTTCGCCACCGGGATGCCGTGCTGTTGCAACAGCGCCTGGAAGCGCATCTCGTGGTCGAGGGGAAAGATCATCGGCATGTCGGTGCGCTCGCCCCGCACGCAGAGGGCCAGGGTCTCGCCATTCCGTTCCAGGTCGGCGAACCATACTGGCCGCCAGCGGGACTGACGGCTGATGCGCAGCACGCGGCCGCCGAGCTTGGCCTCCAGCCAGGCGGTGATCTTTTCGGCGGGGCTCTGGGGCGTGACGCTCATCGACTCTCTCCTGGAGGGGCTGCCGTATGCACACATCTGATCCATGATTCACCCCCGTCATTCCGGGGCCGCGTAGCGGAACCCGGAATCCAGAAAATCCATCCGTGCGCCGCTGGATTCCGGGTTCTGCCCTCGCGGGCAGCCCCGGAATGACGGGGAAATGTGTGCATACGCTAGCTTGGCGGGGGGCTCTTGGAGGCGCCATGTTACGGCGCGGATGTCTCCGGGTGTGCTACTCCTGCCGTTTGATGGGCGGCGGCGTATAGCGTCCCGAGACCACCGCCGGCCCACCGACAAAGACCCGCAGATTCAGCATGAAGTCCCCTTCTGCGGGTGCCGGTAGCCAGTTGGCGGCCAGCTTCGGATCGGCAGGAGCTTCTGGCTGGATGAGGAGGGTCAGGGAGCCGTCGTGGCCGAACACCAGGGGATCGGCGGAGCGCACCAGATACTTGTGGCGCGGGTTGTCCACGAACAGACCGTTGGTGCGGTCGTAGAGAGTGAGGGACCAGAAGCCGAACTTGTCCTTCAGCAGGGGCGGGATCTCGTCGGGCCGGAAGGTGAGGGTATAGCGCTGCCGGCCGTTCAGGGGCTGGCCGCCGCCGTCGGTATAGGCGGTGTAGTAGGTGGCTTCCTCGGCGTGGTTGATGCCGATGGAGCGCAACTGGACCATCGCCTGGGTGGCGATGCCCCCCGGCGCATTCCGGCGGCCGATGTCGGCGGGAGGAATCTGCCAGCCGTTCCTGACCGGGAAGCCGTCCAGCACCAGGGCGGTCATGGCGTGGTCCGCTGCCGTGGCGCCGGCCCGCAGCACTTCCAGCATTCGGGGGTCGTCCGGAATTTCCCGGCCGGGGCCGATGCCGATGGGGGCGATATGATCGAGGAAGCTGCGGTCCTCCACGGGGGGCGGGTTTTCCGCCATGTAGCGATTGGCGATGCGCAATACCTCCACCGGGTCCCGGGCCAACAGGGGGCTGTCCTTCAGGATCGGGCCCGGGTCGGGCAGCGCCACCCGGGCGGCGGGGTCAAGGAAAGTCGCCAGCGGCGTGAGCCGGATCTGGTCCTGGAGTTTCACGACATTGGGCACATCGTCCAGGTTGCGGAAATAGATGCGCTGATAGAGGTTGATTGAGGGCGTGGGCGCCTTGACCACCTCGCGGATACCCGCCGGTACCGAGCCCTGCCAGTCGGGTCCGACGATCAGGTAGTTCCCCGCCTTCTGGCCCATCGTGCGGGAGCCGATATAGGCGAAGGGGTAGAAATAGGCGTCGATCAGGGTGAAGCTGTAATAGCGGTCGGGAATGTCCGGCACGCTCAGCACCATCGGGCTGGCCTTCAGGTCCAGGAAGGCGGCGCCGTACAGGGTGTCGTTGTTGGGCATCGTGTCCGTGGTCTTGATCGAAGCCGGCGTGCGTACGCAGAGGAACTGGTCGAAGGGATTGCCCCGGTCCCCCATGTAGCGGGTGAAGTTGAAGAGGAACTCGTAGCGCTGCTTGGCGTGCAGGTAGGCCGGCAGGGCATAGAGATAGCCGGCCGTCGCGAGCTGGGTGTCGAACTCCCGCCGGTAGGCCCGGGCGGTTTCGGGAGAGACGTCCTTGTGCAGATGCAGGGGATTCCACTGGCCCGGTACCGCCACGTTCTGCTGGCTGCTCAGTGCCCGGCCCACGGTTTCGGCGGCTTGCAGGTTCATGGCACTCCCGACCAGACACCAGGCAGCGAGGCAGATATTCAGAACACAGGATTTCTTGTGGGAGCGCATGGCTTTCTCCGGAGCGGGTCGATGCGCAATATAGTCCGGCGCATGAACAGCGCTGATCTCGACTTGCCTATTTTGGGCAGGTCCCGCAGACAGGGGCGCGATCGACATGCCACTATCAAAGGCCAAGAAAGGGAGAACTCATGCCTATCCATAAGAATCTGTGTTGCTTGGCCTCCATTCTGGCCCTGCTCGCCCTGGCCACCCAGGCGACTGCCGCGCCCGCGCAGCCGGCCCTGGACCGCAGCGTGCTGCCTTTGCCCCAGGCCCGTTTCGTCGGTAAGGTGGGGCGCTATCCGGCCGAGTCCGACCGGCCCATGTTCCCGGCCCAGCCCGGTGCCCCCAAGGGCGCCCCCAATGTCGTGCTGGTGCTGCTGGACGACGTGGGTTTCGGTCAGACCTCGACCTTCGGCGGCGCCATCGAGACGCCTTCCCTGGACAGGCTCTCCCAACAGGGCCTGCGCTTCAACCAGTTCCACACCACCGGCCTGTGTTCTCCCACCCGGGCGGCCCTGCTCACCGGCCGCAACCACCACTCGGTGGGCAGCGGCAAGATCACCGAGATGGCCTCCGGCTACGATGGCTACAACTCCATGATGGGCCGGGATGCCGCTTCCATCGCCCAGGTGCTGCGCCACAACGGCTATGCCACGGCCATGTTCGGCAAGCACCACAACACGCCGGACTGGGAGACCACGGCCGCCGGCCCCTTCGACCGCTGGCCCACCGGCATGGGCTTCGAGTATTTCTACGGCTTCCTCGGCGGCGAGACCAGCCAGTTCGAACCCACTCTCTATGAAAATACCCGCCCCGTGGCCGAGCAGCCCCGGCCGGCGGACTACCATCTGAGCAGCGACCTGGCCAGCCGCGCCATCGATTGGGTGCAGCAACTGAAGTCCGTGGCGCCGGACAAGCCCTACTTCCTCTACCTGGCGCCGGGCGCCACCCATGCGCCCCACCATGCGCCCCGGGAATGGATAGATCGCTTCAAGGGCCGCTTCGACGCCGGTTGGGACGAATATCGCCGCCTGACCCTGGAGCGGCAGAAACAGATGGGCATGGTGCCCGCCGACACCCAGCTCACGCCCCGGCCCGAAGGCATTCCGGCCTGGGATTCCCTGAGCGCCGAGCAGAAGCGCGTCGCCGCCCGCATGATGGAAGTCTTCGCCGGCTTCACCGCCCACGTGGACCACGAGATGGGCCGGGTGGTCGAGGCCGTGCGGTCGCTGCCCGACGGCGACAACACGCTGGTGCTGTATGTGGTGGGCGACAACGGTGGCAGCGCCGAGGGCGGGCCCATGGGCACCCTCAATGCCTTCACGCTCTACAACGGCATGCGTGACGACAATGCCGAGCTGCTGGCCCACTTGGACGAGCTGGGTTCCGCACGCCACAACAATCACTTCCCCTATGGCTGGGCCTGGGCCATGAACACCCCCTTCCCCTGGTACAAGATGGTGCCCTCCCACCTGGGGGCCATCCGCAATGGCCTGGTGGTTTCCTGGCCCCAGCGTTTTTCCGGCCAGGGCCAGGTGCGCAGCCAGTTCCACCATGTGGTGGATATCGTGCCCACCATCCTGGAGGCCGCCGGCCTGCCAGCACCCAAGCGGGTGGACGGGGTGGAGCAGAAACCCATGGCGGGCGTAAGCATGGCCTATGCCTTCGATCAGGCCGATGCGCCGAGCCGGCACCGCACCCAGTATTTCGAGATCCAGGGCAACCGGGCCATCTATCACGACGGCTGGCTGGCTTCCGCCAAGTTCTACGCCATCTCGGATTTCTTCACCGGCCGTGAGCCCCTCACCGATCCCTCCCTGGTGAAGTGGGAACTCTACGACCTGAAGCGGGACTTTTCCCAGTCCCGGGATCTCGCCGCCAGGGAACCGGCCCGGCTGAAGGCCATGGAGTCCCGCTTCTGGGCCGAAATGAGGACGCATGGCGCCCTGCCCGTCACCGGCGTCAATACCGTGGAGGACATGACCGGGGTCTATCGTCCCAGCTACACACGGGGCAGGACCCGCTTCGCCTACCCGTCGGGCGCCCAATTGCCCGAGATCAACGGCCCCAGCATCAAGAACCGCTCCTTCCGTATCGATGCCGACGTGAAGCTGCAACCGGGCAGCGAGGGCGTGCTGGTGGCCGAGGGGGGAAGGACCGGGGGCTACAGCCTGTTCATCAAGGGCGGGCGGCTCCACTTCGTCTACAACTTCCTCGACAAGTCCCACTACCAGATCAGTTCCCTGGAAACCCTGCCGGCCCAGGTCCGCACCCTGTCTGCGGCCTTTGCCTACGATGGCGGCGGTGCCGGAAAAGGGGGCGTTCTGACCCTGCTGGCCGACGGCAAAAAACTGGCGGAAGGCCGCATTGACCACACCCTGCCCGCCCGTTTCGCCTTCACCGAGAGTTTCGACGTGGGCCTGGACAGCGGCAGCCCGGTAAGCGATGCCTATGCGGCCCCCTATCGCTTTTCCGGCAGGCTGGATCAGTTGCGGGTCGAGTTGATGCCCTGAAACCAGGGTCTTCCACCGCGCCTGGGCTGGCGCGTTCGTCTGGTGCCGTGCTAGGCTGAAGCACATCCTTACCGGGGTAGTTCGCCATGGATGTTTCCAGCCTGGTTTCCCTCGGCACCCTGAGCAGCAACAGCCGGGTTCAGTCGGCCCTGAGCGCGGCCGCCGACCCCGCGGGCGAAGCCCTGGGCCGCGCCCAGCGCCGGGTCGAACAGCAGCGGGACAGCACCCGGGTGCAAATCTCCGCCTATGGCAAGCTGAAGTCCGCCGTTGCCACGCTGCAAACGGCTGGTCAGGCCCTCACCGACAGCAAGAAGACCGCCGAGGTGGCGGACCTGAAAAAGGCCGCCAGCGAGTTCGTCAATGCCTATAACGCCGCGGGCACGGCGGCGGCCGGGGCCGGCGACCTCCGCGCCCAGTCCAGCGCCAACAACCTGCGCCGTGCTTTGGGTGGCGAGAATATCGATCTGGGCCGGTTGGGTATCAGCCAGGGCCAGGGGGGCACTCTGGTGCTGGACAGCAAGGCGCTGGACCAGGCCCTGGAGGCCGATGCCGGCCGGGTGCGGGAAACCCTGTCCCAGGTGGGCGGGCAAGTGGAGCAGGCTGCCGGCCGGGAGCTGAGCGGTGGCGGCAATGTCAGCACCGGGCTGAACTCCCTGGAGCGGCGCGGACGCAGTCTGGACGCCCAGCTGGCCGAGCAGAAGACCCGGGCCGAGGAGTCCCAGCGCAACGTGCGCCAGCAGACCGGCTACCTCAACAACGCCTTGCAGGCCCTGGCGGCCTACCAGCGCGCGGCCCTGTTCTGATTCGCCCCACCTCCCTCCGTCTTGCATCGCATCCCAAAGCCCAACGGCGCGGCGTGCGTGGCCCACTGAAATAGGCTCTAAGATGTCGCCCCCGCCGCCGGCGATTTCCTAACGACCCATGCGCGTCCTGTCCCTGATTCCCCCCATGACGCAACTCAATACGCCCTATCCTTCCACGGCGTATCTGACCGGCTTCCTGCGTTCCCGGGGCATCGATGCCCGACAGGAGGACCTGGCCCTGGCCCTGGTCCTGCGGCTGTTTTCGGTGGCGGGTCTGAAGGCTATCCACGAGCGGGTCGCGGCCATGCCCCCCGGACGGCATTCCCGGGCCGTGGCCTTTTTCGACCAGCAGATCCCGCGCTATCTGGCGACCATCGAGTCCACCGTGGCTTTCCTCCAGGGCCGTGACCCCAGCGTCGCCCATCGCATCTGCGGCCGTCAGTTCCTGCCCGAGGGGCCGCGCTTCGAATCCCTGGACGTCTACGTCGCCCCGGACGATGAGGACGGCGGCGACCCCATGGCCTGGGCCTTCGGTTCCCTGGGCATCCAGGACCGGGCGCGCCACTTCGCCACCCTGTATCTCAACGATCTGGCCGACGTGCTGCGGGATGCCGTCGATCCCCGCTTCGAATTCGTCCGCTATGCCGAATCCCTGGCCCAGAGCCAGCACAGCTTCGAGCCCCTGGCGGCCGCCCTGGCGGCGCCGCCCAATCTGCTGGACCAGATCCTGGGCGAGCTGACCCACGCCGCCCTGGCGCGGCACCAGCCCCGGCTGGTGCTGCTGTCCGTGCCCTTTCCCGGTTCGGTCTATGGGGCTTTCCGCATCGCCCAGGCGATCAAGGCCCATGACCCTTCCATCGTCACCGTGCTGGGCGGCGGATTCGTCAATACCGAACTGCGCGAACTCAAGGAAACGCGGGTCTTCGACTACTTCGACTACGTCACCCTGGATGCCGGGGAGCGCCCGGTGCTGGCCCTGATCGAACTGCTGGAGGGCAGGGGCACCCAGGAAAATCTGGTGCGCACCTTTGTCGCCGGGGAGGCTGGCAAGTCGGTGCGCTATGTGGATGGCGGGGCGGCGGACATCCCCTTTGCCGAGGTGGGCACGCCCACCTGGGAGGGTCTGCCCCTGGACCGCTATCTCTCGGTGCTGGATCAGTTGAACCCCATGAATCGCCTCTGGTCCGACGGCCGCTGGAACAAGCTGACGGTGGCTCATGGCTGCTACTGGAAGAAGTGCAGCTTCTGCGACGTGTCCCTGGACTACATCTCCCGCTACGATGCCCTGGCGGCCGGCACCCTGGTGGACCGGATCGAGACCATCATCGACGAGACCGGACAGACCGGCTTCCATTTCGTGGACGAGGCGGCCCCGCCCAAGGCCCTGAAGGCCCTGGCCGACGAACTGCAACGCCGCAACCGCGCCATCTCCTGGTGGGGCAACATCCGCTTCGAAAAATCCTTCACCCCGGCGCTGTGCGAACAGTTGGCCGACAGCGGCTGCATCGCCGTCTCCGGCGGTCTGGAGGTCGCCTCCGACCGCCTGCTCAAGCTGATGAACAAGGGCGTCTCGGTGGAACAGGTGGCCCGCGTCACCCGGGCCTTCAGTGACGCCGGCATTCTGGTCCATGCCTATCTGATGTACGGCTTCCCCACCCAGACGGTGCAGGACACCGTGGACGCCCTGGAATACGTGCGCCAGTTGTTCGCCGAGGGCTGTATCCAGTCGGGCTTTTTCCATCGCTTCGTGTGCACCGTGCACTCGCCGGTGGGCCTCGATCCGGCGGCCTACGGCATCAAGTTGCAGCCCCTGCCATCGGTGAGCTTCGCGAAAAACGACGTGGGCTTCATCGACCCCGCCGGCGTGGACCACGACACCCTGGGCAAGGCCCTGAACAAGGCCTTGTACAACTACATGCACGGCATCGGCCTGGACCAGGACGTGCGCTTCTGGTTCGAAGGCGGCCGCGTGCCCCGCAGCCGCGTGCCGCGCCATTACATCGCACGGGCCCTGGGGGATTGAGGGGCGGGTGGGGGCATGCTCTCTCCATTGACAGCCCCCGGCCCCGCACCTACGGTTCCATCATGACACCTACCCGCGCATCCGGCCTCGTCGCGCCATGGCTCAACCTCCGGCGCGAGATTCCATCCCCATGAAAAATCAGGACAGCCGCGACAAGGATGCGCCCCTGCGGGCCGATATCCGCCATCTGGGGCGGCTGCTGGGCGACACCCTGCGGGATCAGGAAGGGGAGGCCGCATTCTCGCTGGTGGAGCGGGTTCGTCAGCTTTCCCTGGCCTTTCATCGCAATCAGGATCAGGCGGCCTGCGCCGAGTTGCAGGGGCTGTTGGCGGGCCTGGCCCTGCCCCAGACCCTCCAGGTGATCCGGGCCTTCAGCTATTTTTCCCATCTGGCCAATCTGGCCGAGGATCAGCACCACATCCGCCGTTCCCGGGCCCATGCCATGGCCGGCTCGCCGCCCCGGCCGGGCAGTTTCGCCCATGCCCTGGAGCGGGCGCTGGCGCGGGACGTGGGCGCTCCCGAGCTGCTGGACTTCTTTCAGCGCTGCCAGATTTCCCCGGTGCTCACCGCCCATCCCACCGAGGTGCAGCGCAAGAGCATTCTCGACACCGAGCGCCGTATCGCCCGCCTGCTGGACAGCCTGGACCGCCAGGCCCTGACCCCGGAGGAACGGGATGAGGTGGACGAAGCCCTGCGCCGGGCCATGCTGGCCCTGTGGCAGACCCGCCTCCTGCGCCTGACCCGGCTCTCGGTGATGGACGAGGTGAATAACGCCCTCTCCTACTATCACAGCACCTTCCTGCACCGCATACCCCGGCTCCACATCGCCGTGGAGCGGCGTCTCGCCGCCACCACGGCGGCCTGGCCGGAGGGAACCGAGTTGCCGGCCTTCCTGCGGCCCGGCTCCTGGATCGGCGGCGACCGGGACGGCAATCCCTATGTCACCGCGCCCCTGCTGGGACAGACCCTGCGGGCCCAGAGCGCCGTGGCCCTGGGCCATTACCTGGAGCAACTCCATGAGCTGGGGGCCAGCCTGTCCACCACCACCCTGGTGCGCGACATTTCCGATGAACTGCGCGCCCTGGCCGCCGCCTCCCCCGACACCAATCCCCACCGGGACGACGAGCCCTACCGCCGTGCCGTGGCCGGCATCTACAGCCGCCTGGCGGCCACTTCGCGTCAGCTTGATCATGTGGAGGCTCCCCGTCAGGCCCTGGGGGTCGCGCCCCCTTATCGGCTGGCGGCGGAACTGCTGGCAGACCTGGACATCCTGCATCGCTCCCTGCAAGACCATGGTGGCGGGCTCCTGGCCCAGGGCCGGCTGATGCGCCTGCGGCGGGCGGTGGCCAGCTTCGGCTTCCATCTGGCGCCCCTGGACCTGCGCCAGAATTCCGCCGTCCATCAGCGCACCGTGGCCGAACTGCTGGCCGTGGCCCGCCCTGGCTGCGACTATCTGGCCCTGGACGAGGCGGCCCGGATCGGACTGCTGCTGGAGGAGCTGGCCACGCCCCGGCCCCTGGCCTCGTCCTTCATCGAATACAGCACGGAAACCCGGGACGAGCTGGCCGTCTTCGCCGCCGCCCGGGAGGCCCTGGAACGCTTCGGCGCCCAGGCCGTCGAGAACGTCATCATCGCCAAGACCGACGGCGTCTCCGACCTGCTGGAAGTGGCCCTGCTGTTGAAGGAGCAGGGCCTGCTGCGGCCCCGGGAGGGCGAGCTGGCGGTGAATATCGTGCCCCTCTTCGAGACCATCGACGACCTGGCCAACTGCGGCGAAATCATGGGCCGGCTGCTGGGCCTGGCGCCCTATCGGCACTGGTTGCGCAGCCGGGGCGACTTGCAGGAGGTGATGCTGGGCTATTCCGACAGCAACAAGGACGGCGGCTTCATCGCTTCCGGCTGGGCCCTCTACCAGGCCGAGCGCAGCCTGGTGGAACTGTTCCGCCGCGAAGGCGTGGCCCTGCGACTGTTCCATGGCCGGGGCGGCTCGGTGGGGCGGGGCGGCGGCCCCAGCTACGAGGCCATCCTGGCCCAGCCCGCCGGCGCCGTGGCGGGGCGCATCCGCATCACCGAACAGGGGGAGTCCATCGCCTCCAAATACGGCAATCCAGAACTGGGGCAGCGCAACCTAGAAGTACTGGTGGCCGCCACCCTGGAGGCCAGCCTGCTGCACCGGGAACACGACGATCCGGCGGAGGATTTCACCCAGGCCATGGCCGCCCTGGCCAACAGCGCCTATGGCGCCTATCGAGCCTTGGTCTACGAAACCCCCGGCTTCGAGGACTACTTCTGGGAATCCACGGTGATCACCGAAATCGCCCAGCTCAACCTGGGTAGCCGTCCCGCCTCCCGCCGTCAGACCCGGGCCATCGAGGACCTGCGGGCCATCCCCTGGGTTTTTTCCTGGGCCCAGTGCCGGCTCATGCTGCCCGGCTGGTTCGGCTTCGGCAGCGCCGTGGAGGAATTCCGTCGCCAGCGGGGCGAGGCGGGCATGGCCCTGTTGCAAGCCATGTACCGGGACTGGGGCTTCTTCCGCACCCTGCTGTCCAACATGGACATGGTGCTGGCCAAGACCGATCTGGGCATCGCCCGGCGCTATGCCCAACTGGTGGCGGACCCGGTCCTGCGGGAGACCATCTTCCAGCGCATCGAGACCGAATGGGGGCATGCCGTTCGCGCCCTGCTGGAGATCACCGGCAACCCGGAACTGCTGGCCGGCAACCCCCTGCTCAAGCGCTCCATCCGCAACCGCTTCCCCTACCTGGACCCCCTCAACCATTTGCAGATCGAACTG from the Denitratisoma oestradiolicum genome contains:
- a CDS encoding DUF1254 domain-containing protein — encoded protein: MRSHKKSCVLNICLAAWCLVGSAMNLQAAETVGRALSSQQNVAVPGQWNPLHLHKDVSPETARAYRREFDTQLATAGYLYALPAYLHAKQRYEFLFNFTRYMGDRGNPFDQFLCVRTPASIKTTDTMPNNDTLYGAAFLDLKASPMVLSVPDIPDRYYSFTLIDAYFYPFAYIGSRTMGQKAGNYLIVGPDWQGSVPAGIREVVKAPTPSINLYQRIYFRNLDDVPNVVKLQDQIRLTPLATFLDPAARVALPDPGPILKDSPLLARDPVEVLRIANRYMAENPPPVEDRSFLDHIAPIGIGPGREIPDDPRMLEVLRAGATAADHAMTALVLDGFPVRNGWQIPPADIGRRNAPGGIATQAMVQLRSIGINHAEEATYYTAYTDGGGQPLNGRQRYTLTFRPDEIPPLLKDKFGFWSLTLYDRTNGLFVDNPRHKYLVRSADPLVFGHDGSLTLLIQPEAPADPKLAANWLPAPAEGDFMLNLRVFVGGPAVVSGRYTPPPIKRQE
- a CDS encoding arylsulfatase, translated to MPIHKNLCCLASILALLALATQATAAPAQPALDRSVLPLPQARFVGKVGRYPAESDRPMFPAQPGAPKGAPNVVLVLLDDVGFGQTSTFGGAIETPSLDRLSQQGLRFNQFHTTGLCSPTRAALLTGRNHHSVGSGKITEMASGYDGYNSMMGRDAASIAQVLRHNGYATAMFGKHHNTPDWETTAAGPFDRWPTGMGFEYFYGFLGGETSQFEPTLYENTRPVAEQPRPADYHLSSDLASRAIDWVQQLKSVAPDKPYFLYLAPGATHAPHHAPREWIDRFKGRFDAGWDEYRRLTLERQKQMGMVPADTQLTPRPEGIPAWDSLSAEQKRVAARMMEVFAGFTAHVDHEMGRVVEAVRSLPDGDNTLVLYVVGDNGGSAEGGPMGTLNAFTLYNGMRDDNAELLAHLDELGSARHNNHFPYGWAWAMNTPFPWYKMVPSHLGAIRNGLVVSWPQRFSGQGQVRSQFHHVVDIVPTILEAAGLPAPKRVDGVEQKPMAGVSMAYAFDQADAPSRHRTQYFEIQGNRAIYHDGWLASAKFYAISDFFTGREPLTDPSLVKWELYDLKRDFSQSRDLAAREPARLKAMESRFWAEMRTHGALPVTGVNTVEDMTGVYRPSYTRGRTRFAYPSGAQLPEINGPSIKNRSFRIDADVKLQPGSEGVLVAEGGRTGGYSLFIKGGRLHFVYNFLDKSHYQISSLETLPAQVRTLSAAFAYDGGGAGKGGVLTLLADGKKLAEGRIDHTLPARFAFTESFDVGLDSGSPVSDAYAAPYRFSGRLDQLRVELMP
- the fliD gene encoding flagellar filament capping protein FliD, whose product is MDVSSLVSLGTLSSNSRVQSALSAAADPAGEALGRAQRRVEQQRDSTRVQISAYGKLKSAVATLQTAGQALTDSKKTAEVADLKKAASEFVNAYNAAGTAAAGAGDLRAQSSANNLRRALGGENIDLGRLGISQGQGGTLVLDSKALDQALEADAGRVRETLSQVGGQVEQAAGRELSGGGNVSTGLNSLERRGRSLDAQLAEQKTRAEESQRNVRQQTGYLNNALQALAAYQRAALF
- a CDS encoding B12-binding domain-containing radical SAM protein gives rise to the protein MRVLSLIPPMTQLNTPYPSTAYLTGFLRSRGIDARQEDLALALVLRLFSVAGLKAIHERVAAMPPGRHSRAVAFFDQQIPRYLATIESTVAFLQGRDPSVAHRICGRQFLPEGPRFESLDVYVAPDDEDGGDPMAWAFGSLGIQDRARHFATLYLNDLADVLRDAVDPRFEFVRYAESLAQSQHSFEPLAAALAAPPNLLDQILGELTHAALARHQPRLVLLSVPFPGSVYGAFRIAQAIKAHDPSIVTVLGGGFVNTELRELKETRVFDYFDYVTLDAGERPVLALIELLEGRGTQENLVRTFVAGEAGKSVRYVDGGAADIPFAEVGTPTWEGLPLDRYLSVLDQLNPMNRLWSDGRWNKLTVAHGCYWKKCSFCDVSLDYISRYDALAAGTLVDRIETIIDETGQTGFHFVDEAAPPKALKALADELQRRNRAISWWGNIRFEKSFTPALCEQLADSGCIAVSGGLEVASDRLLKLMNKGVSVEQVARVTRAFSDAGILVHAYLMYGFPTQTVQDTVDALEYVRQLFAEGCIQSGFFHRFVCTVHSPVGLDPAAYGIKLQPLPSVSFAKNDVGFIDPAGVDHDTLGKALNKALYNYMHGIGLDQDVRFWFEGGRVPRSRVPRHYIARALGD
- the ppc gene encoding phosphoenolpyruvate carboxylase, coding for MAQPPARDSIPMKNQDSRDKDAPLRADIRHLGRLLGDTLRDQEGEAAFSLVERVRQLSLAFHRNQDQAACAELQGLLAGLALPQTLQVIRAFSYFSHLANLAEDQHHIRRSRAHAMAGSPPRPGSFAHALERALARDVGAPELLDFFQRCQISPVLTAHPTEVQRKSILDTERRIARLLDSLDRQALTPEERDEVDEALRRAMLALWQTRLLRLTRLSVMDEVNNALSYYHSTFLHRIPRLHIAVERRLAATTAAWPEGTELPAFLRPGSWIGGDRDGNPYVTAPLLGQTLRAQSAVALGHYLEQLHELGASLSTTTLVRDISDELRALAAASPDTNPHRDDEPYRRAVAGIYSRLAATSRQLDHVEAPRQALGVAPPYRLAAELLADLDILHRSLQDHGGGLLAQGRLMRLRRAVASFGFHLAPLDLRQNSAVHQRTVAELLAVARPGCDYLALDEAARIGLLLEELATPRPLASSFIEYSTETRDELAVFAAAREALERFGAQAVENVIIAKTDGVSDLLEVALLLKEQGLLRPREGELAVNIVPLFETIDDLANCGEIMGRLLGLAPYRHWLRSRGDLQEVMLGYSDSNKDGGFIASGWALYQAERSLVELFRREGVALRLFHGRGGSVGRGGGPSYEAILAQPAGAVAGRIRITEQGESIASKYGNPELGQRNLEVLVAATLEASLLHREHDDPAEDFTQAMAALANSAYGAYRALVYETPGFEDYFWESTVITEIAQLNLGSRPASRRQTRAIEDLRAIPWVFSWAQCRLMLPGWFGFGSAVEEFRRQRGEAGMALLQAMYRDWGFFRTLLSNMDMVLAKTDLGIARRYAQLVADPVLRETIFQRIETEWGHAVRALLEITGNPELLAGNPLLKRSIRNRFPYLDPLNHLQIELLQRHRAGATDERTRRAIHLTINGIAAGLRNSG